The genomic interval GTCAAGTATTTGCCAAGAAACTCTTGGTTGATGCGAATACACCTTATCATCCTCGATGTGAAGAAAAGTTGGCTATTCGAATCATGGAAGCAGCAAAAAAAATTGAGCTATTTTCTACAGTACGCCATTTAACCGCTGCATCTGCACTAGAATCTATTTTTAACGATGGCATTTACGGACGGCGCAATATGATAGAGCTTTATATGCCTTTTCGGCGAGCAGCTTTATTCCCAAGTGATGTAGACCACGGAGATGCCAATGTTGTTTGTCTTGGTGCTAATGAAATTGATCCGCAAGCAAAACATGGCATTGAACTGCAATTTGATACAAAAAAAATATTATGGAACAATCCATGTGTTTTTTATAAGCAAAGGGATTTAGGCTACGATCCAGATAGAATACGTAATGTTAGAATTGGTGCTCTCGATTTATATTTTTCTCATACATCAACTTACAGAGGGCAACCCCCTGAAGTTTCTTCGCTCGTGTTATGCGACTCCCATGGCAAAGAAAATTACGCATTATCTAATGTAACAAAGGCTCTTCTAATTGCGGATAACACAAAAGATATGCATCAAATATTAATACTTAATTTTTTTAGATTTGTTGATCGATTGATGTATTTGGATTTCTCGGAACCTTCCTCCTATAAACAAGCAATATACGCCGAGTTAGACAAACTAACTGACGATGAGTTAGTAAAAACATTACTACAAATAGGCAAGAATATGACTGATACAATGGAGTTTAATTTTTATGGTGCGTATGCGATTGATTTTTTTGCTCTACTAACCATTAAAAAAGAACAACCATTTTATGCACTCAATTTGCCTGCTTTTGCTTATGAATTAAAAGCCGGTAATCTTGAAAAATTAACCGAGGTGATGGCGGAGTTACCAGAGATATTTAATAGTTACCGCTTTATTGATTTTCTGCTCTCCATAACGAGTGATAAGAGCGTAGTTGCTGAACTAATGCAACAAAGAAGCAAATGTAGACAACCTTGTTGGATGGAAGACATTAATCCACCAGAGTTACTGAACATATTTTAACTTTATCAATAGAGGCATCTGGGGTCAGGCATTGCATTTTGAATTTATCAAACTATGAGCATGCTTTTTTAAGGATAGATTATACTGATACTAGAATAGTGAAAACCTAAATAACTCCCTATTTCTTTTAAAGTAAATTGACCACTTTTGTATGCTGCTTGAATACCTTCATTTCTTGTATTTGCTTGCTGCTCTATCTCTTTTAAAGAGTATTTCTCTGTCCTATATTGAGATTTGGGTATATCTATCAAATTCATTAATGGATCAGTTTTTTCCTGCATCTCATTCGATGAGAGCCATGAGCCAAAAGCCCCCCAAAGGACATGGAAGACTGCCTCGCAGCCTACAACAATGCAGTCGAACACTATATTACTGAGGAAATGGCTGTCGATTCCTTTTAAAATAGATGAGGAATCGAAACATCTTGGATATGCTGAACAACGGCGCCTGGTCTACCACCAGAAGCACAGCTTGCCTGCAATGCTTGTGGCAAAGAATACATGGAGCATCTTTTATCGTCCCAACAAGTAGAACCCAATGAATTTTTGGGTAAAGCCATAAAATACATGCTAAACCATTGGGAAAACTTACCCGTTTTTTACAAATCCAAGGTGCACCCATCCCCACAACGACATGGATCGCGGTTTAAAAAGTCCCTATCAGGAACCGAAATACCTGGTTGTTTTACAAAACCGAATACGGCGCTATGGGAGGAGGTGTACTCACCAGCATCATTTATACCTGTGAGTTATCCGGCCTCAATCAATAAATCAAAACCAAGCCCAAGATTTTCTCTCAAGTTTCTGAACACCACAAAAATTTACAAACTCAACATCTTCCCATTGAGTGTAACCTATGCTCAATAAAAACATCCGTCACTGCTTTTAAAAACTCGAAAATTTCGTGTAGACGCAATAGAGACAAATTAATTTAATTCTATTACCAATACTGCGCCTGAAAATCTGTAAAATACTCCTTTGAATCAGCACCCTCTCAAAATTAAAAGCTGAATATCAGCTTGGGGAATAATACTTACGGGTAGTTAATGCATCCTGCTCATTATCCGAGCTTTTATCATCCAGGTTTGTAGCTTGACTATCCTTAAACAAACCCAAATTTATTTGGGAACTAGTACGGGTTAGTGAGGCTGATTTAAAACGAGTTGATATTTGCTCCTGAGTATCGTTATGAAGTGTGTTATTTTTTCTTGTTGGCTCTATAGGTTTCAAGTGAGTTTTAAATAACTCGAAGCTTTTAATTGTAGAAATTCTTTGTGATGAGAGTTTAACAATTAATTCGTCGCATATTTTAGCTCTAGAATTATCATCTTTAATATCAGCTATTTCTTGAAAATTATGTCTTATATTTTTTGGTACATCATGTATGATAAATCGATCCATTTTAAGAGCACACAGAATGAGTTCATCATCCTCTTTGAATTTTCTAGAGAAATTTCGATACAAGGCTGGTTTTTTTTCAATCCCTGCCATAATAATTTCTTTATCGTCTCTGAATACTCCCAGAGGATCGTTTTCCGAGCAATTCAAATACATGAGAAAAAATGGATCTTGCTTTACTTGAGATATTGTTTTGTACCAAGCTTTATAAGTCTCCAAGAATTTTTTATAAAAATCCTTTTCTGGTAAGTCAATATATGGGAAATATGCTTTTAGAAAGTATTTCCATAACTCATCATTTTGTTGATCCATGAGGTATTTTTTCAAATCAACAGATGTAAATGTTAAGCTCCATAAATCACTCCAAGAACTCACAAATGAACCAATTACAGTAAACTCATCCATAGAGAGATTATTTAATTTTTTCGAATTTATTGTTGTCATATTTTTATCTCTCCTGTATCTATTTTAAAAAAATGAATTTATGATATACATACTTAACTATAAATGTATATATGTTTCTATATTTTATCTTTTTGTTTAAAATTGGAGTTATTCAGAGCCTGTCTATTAGGTTAATCAGCCGAACAAGGTTTATAAGTTTGTAAAAACTAGACTGGTGAAGTCCTCCTTAAAA from Legionella sainthelensi carries:
- a CDS encoding DUF4116 domain-containing protein encodes the protein MTTINSKKLNNLSMDEFTVIGSFVSSWSDLWSLTFTSVDLKKYLMDQQNDELWKYFLKAYFPYIDLPEKDFYKKFLETYKAWYKTISQVKQDPFFLMYLNCSENDPLGVFRDDKEIIMAGIEKKPALYRNFSRKFKEDDELILCALKMDRFIIHDVPKNIRHNFQEIADIKDDNSRAKICDELIVKLSSQRISTIKSFELFKTHLKPIEPTRKNNTLHNDTQEQISTRFKSASLTRTSSQINLGLFKDSQATNLDDKSSDNEQDALTTRKYYSPS